The following coding sequences lie in one Rhodohalobacter barkolensis genomic window:
- a CDS encoding DUF5110 domain-containing protein has translation MVLSFRGGISFLLISLFLWSCNRPPQADYYNAEGIVSIHVSEAEGNEYWENYRNPPVFSLRSLDVSDNEPGELELQFYVQNAGSYALWILGASETGQNNPLQLRLLDENDEFISTHRVELNGESIPNWVNRDQFTDDPVVLNFAKEGFYKLQLESGGVGGLHVSKIHMSKNGDLIPNGTGYPETKDWRIDPVIDKRLEQSAIPPAWVFGSIVNQNQNIEMADALLIDQNDSGQNAFSPHFKLGRLSTESGPDFVYYSDYQPFEDLNVESRRSRGLNLYPAQNLLDSRYKDFPLPWYKPEITAGFDYMKEAVNILSNPDLATYESAWLVIPPEWYEPGNLNNIRPSDELILRTLQLSAFQNVMFTPAADDGFSDELLEELKNLIQLRQQLFPYIYSYTNRARTVGTKLITGYRDFPGQFLFGEYFLVAPVFEEGADNREVYLPEGVWYNFQTEEMFEGGQSFTVDVSMNSLPLFVKGGGIIPQRPDAKPILLGNNSKLLIDVYSGGSGSFRLYEDDGESLEYQSGEFSTIAYRYFEGEGYSTFNIGAMVNGFSDRRKQTDYEIRFKMVDEPTQITVNGNILDRTNESQGWNYDREKRTLFIYWNQMDSNRSEFRIEF, from the coding sequence TCTCCTTGAGATCTCTTGATGTATCAGATAATGAACCCGGAGAATTAGAACTTCAATTTTACGTCCAAAACGCAGGAAGCTATGCGCTATGGATTCTCGGAGCTTCAGAAACCGGTCAAAATAATCCACTTCAACTACGTCTGCTGGATGAGAATGATGAATTCATTTCCACTCATCGTGTGGAACTCAACGGGGAATCAATTCCAAACTGGGTGAATAGAGATCAGTTTACTGATGATCCAGTTGTTCTAAATTTTGCTAAAGAAGGATTCTATAAGCTGCAGTTAGAGTCAGGTGGTGTTGGTGGATTGCACGTATCAAAAATTCATATGTCGAAGAATGGCGATTTAATTCCAAATGGAACCGGTTACCCGGAAACCAAAGATTGGAGGATCGATCCGGTGATTGATAAACGCCTTGAACAGTCTGCCATACCACCGGCCTGGGTTTTTGGTTCTATTGTAAACCAAAATCAAAACATCGAAATGGCCGATGCACTTCTGATTGACCAAAATGATAGTGGTCAGAATGCATTTTCACCTCACTTTAAACTTGGAAGGTTATCAACTGAAAGTGGTCCGGATTTTGTTTATTACAGTGATTATCAACCTTTCGAAGATTTGAATGTTGAATCACGCCGTTCAAGGGGATTAAATCTTTATCCCGCTCAAAATCTATTGGATAGCAGATACAAAGACTTTCCACTTCCATGGTATAAACCAGAGATCACGGCAGGTTTTGACTATATGAAAGAAGCTGTGAATATACTTTCGAATCCGGACCTGGCAACCTATGAATCTGCCTGGCTGGTGATCCCTCCGGAGTGGTATGAACCCGGTAATCTGAATAACATCAGACCGTCTGATGAGTTGATTCTCAGAACACTTCAACTCTCGGCATTTCAAAATGTAATGTTTACGCCGGCTGCTGATGATGGATTTTCCGATGAGCTACTCGAGGAGTTGAAAAATCTAATTCAGCTGCGCCAACAACTGTTCCCCTACATTTACAGTTACACGAACCGGGCACGAACAGTGGGTACGAAATTAATAACCGGGTATCGGGATTTTCCCGGGCAGTTTCTATTTGGGGAGTATTTTCTGGTTGCTCCTGTTTTTGAAGAGGGAGCCGACAATCGTGAAGTTTATCTGCCGGAAGGCGTCTGGTACAACTTTCAAACTGAGGAAATGTTTGAGGGTGGGCAGTCATTTACTGTAGATGTATCGATGAATTCGTTGCCGTTGTTTGTAAAAGGGGGAGGCATCATTCCGCAGAGGCCGGATGCAAAACCGATATTACTCGGAAATAATAGCAAATTGCTGATTGATGTCTACTCAGGCGGTTCCGGATCATTTCGTTTATACGAAGACGATGGCGAGTCGCTGGAATACCAATCCGGAGAATTTTCAACCATCGCCTATCGATATTTTGAAGGGGAGGGGTACTCCACGTTTAACATCGGTGCAATGGTGAATGGGTTTTCAGACCGGCGTAAACAAACCGACTACGAAATACGGTTCAAGATGGTTGATGAACCGACTCAGATTACCGTAAATGGCAATATTCTTGATCGGACGAATGAATCGCAGGGTTGGAATTATGATCGTGAAAAGAGAACCCTTTTCATCTATTGGAATCAAATGGATTCAAACAGATCGGAGTTTCGAATAGAGTTTTAG
- a CDS encoding rod shape-determining protein gives MNTETATKTTDKPRSKAKKGFFNSLNSDLAIDLGTANTLIYLRDQGIVLNEPSIVALDPNGKIIAVGIEAQMMHEKTHKNIRTVRPLKGGVIADFDIAEKMMREMIRKVMKKRWFATVKKMLVTVPNGITAVERMAVRDSAENAGAKEVFLIEETIAAAVGMGLNVNEPMGNMVVDIGGGTTEIAIISLSGIVHAQSVRIGGEKMNEEIVNFIRRKHNLLIGERTAEKIKHEIGSAIPGGEEKEMITKGRNLVSGVPKTLTVTSEDVREAIHESVNACLDAITKSLENTPPELGADILDRGIMLTGGGALLRDLDRMISEAIELPVHVAEDPLTTVVRGTGIILENHEEYQNSLF, from the coding sequence ATGAATACTGAAACTGCTACCAAAACCACTGACAAACCTCGATCAAAAGCCAAAAAAGGATTTTTCAACTCTCTGAACAGTGACCTGGCGATTGACCTGGGTACTGCAAATACTCTCATCTATCTTCGCGACCAAGGTATCGTTCTGAATGAACCATCTATCGTCGCTCTCGACCCTAATGGCAAAATCATCGCGGTGGGAATAGAAGCTCAAATGATGCATGAAAAAACCCACAAGAACATCAGAACTGTACGTCCTTTGAAAGGCGGAGTGATTGCCGATTTTGATATCGCGGAAAAGATGATGCGCGAAATGATCAGGAAGGTAATGAAAAAGCGCTGGTTTGCTACCGTTAAAAAAATGCTTGTTACGGTTCCCAACGGCATTACCGCCGTTGAGAGAATGGCCGTGAGAGACAGTGCGGAAAATGCAGGAGCAAAAGAGGTTTTTCTGATTGAAGAGACCATAGCCGCAGCTGTGGGAATGGGACTGAATGTCAATGAACCGATGGGAAATATGGTAGTCGACATCGGTGGCGGAACAACAGAAATAGCCATTATTTCGCTTTCCGGTATTGTACATGCCCAATCGGTTCGAATTGGCGGTGAAAAGATGAATGAGGAGATTGTCAATTTTATCCGCAGAAAGCATAACTTGCTGATTGGGGAACGAACCGCTGAAAAAATTAAACATGAAATTGGATCGGCCATACCCGGCGGTGAGGAGAAAGAGATGATTACAAAAGGTCGTAACCTCGTCAGTGGAGTACCAAAAACCCTCACAGTTACTTCAGAGGATGTACGCGAGGCTATTCATGAATCGGTAAATGCGTGTCTGGATGCCATCACAAAGTCCCTGGAAAATACACCACCGGAACTGGGTGCAGATATTCTGGATCGTGGCATCATGCTAACCGGCGGCGGCGCACTTCTTCGGGATCTTGACCGCATGATTTCTGAAGCCATTGAGCTCCCGGTTCATGTAGCTGAAGATCCGCTGACCACCGTAGTAAGAGGAACCGGAATAATCCTGGAAAATCATGAAGAGTATCAAAATTCTCTTTTTTAG
- a CDS encoding fasciclin domain-containing protein → MKYTITILTLLAGLLIFSACSDSTVSSSEADLTIEEFNSEAEKRAPSPGNQTIADIVVESAAADDAEFTLLLAALEYTGLTDVFTGGDQYTVFAPVDQAFLNLVDALSADLDPDVVESEGPFAAIDDLLGEGAVANVLLYHVTEGRRAANSVVPKNMRAKDRKINTLLDGASFNVAFGGTISDIAGQEASITSADNSASNGIIHVIDTVLLPLE, encoded by the coding sequence ATGAAATACACTATAACCATTTTAACTCTTTTAGCAGGCCTGTTGATTTTTTCAGCCTGCAGTGACAGTACCGTAAGCAGCTCTGAAGCTGATCTGACGATTGAAGAGTTCAATTCCGAAGCCGAAAAAAGAGCACCATCTCCCGGCAATCAAACCATTGCAGATATCGTAGTAGAATCCGCTGCAGCTGATGACGCTGAATTCACCCTTTTACTGGCAGCACTGGAGTATACCGGATTGACCGATGTGTTTACCGGTGGTGACCAATACACTGTATTTGCTCCGGTTGACCAAGCCTTTTTAAATCTTGTGGATGCTCTGTCCGCAGATCTTGATCCGGATGTTGTTGAAAGTGAGGGCCCTTTCGCTGCAATCGACGATCTTCTTGGTGAAGGTGCTGTAGCAAATGTACTGCTTTACCACGTAACTGAAGGACGACGGGCAGCAAATAGTGTGGTTCCAAAAAACATGCGGGCAAAAGACCGCAAAATTAATACCCTGCTTGATGGTGCTAGTTTTAATGTAGCATTCGGCGGCACTATTAGCGATATCGCCGGCCAGGAAGCAAGTATTACCTCCGCCGATAACTCTGCTTCAAATGGAATTATCCATGTAATTGATACCGTACTGCTTCCTTTGGAGTGA
- a CDS encoding serine hydrolase yields MKTLPSLCFTFSFLLVAATSFAQTSVQSEQSITVGESIENSLSADAVHTYTLELKEEQFVHGFVIQESVDAVVTIYSPTGEKAAEFDASAVGRDSFQFNTKNAGTYRIEIKPFKEDEGEYSIRVEVVEPIATEPAARLNQMMVEYTGDDVPGAAVLVMKDGEIIFQESYGMANLTYDVSMTENTLHNIGSTSKHFLALGLLLLQEEGKLSLDDDVREYIPELPEFEHTVTLRNLITHTSGYREFINLMVMTGRNISSNLDIDKIIDIVQRQPELQNVPGSEFNYNNTGYALMTEVIKRVTDTPFDEWMKKNLFDPLGMHNTVVRTRSDQIVTNRSTGYSYGNNGYEEVTDLGGAAGAGGIHITLDDFAKWIQNLNHPVVGTPEMIEEMTTPYELKNGKSTGYGLGLFIQDYKGLKQIHHGGGDMAHRSMFMLFPEIDAAIVTQSNLASFNGAIPNRIADLFFGEYMETNEDSEQEKTLASDDETEFEYDPKNFDLLAGRYELSIMPGFILTFDREGDRIYTQATNQPEVDLTATSDSTFSLMGVNASVTFHLNEDATADSLTLHQNGNHIAKKIDFTLAPDEMSEYTGRFYSDEIETTYTIELKDDELVMQHFQLEEEMILDPTHKDQFGSVMPIQTVEFVRNDEGEITGFNASNGRTRNVFFRKME; encoded by the coding sequence ATGAAAACCTTACCTTCACTCTGCTTCACTTTTTCATTTCTTTTAGTTGCTGCCACAAGTTTTGCTCAAACTTCAGTTCAATCGGAACAATCTATAACTGTTGGGGAATCCATTGAAAATTCCCTGTCTGCTGATGCTGTTCATACATACACCCTTGAACTCAAGGAAGAACAATTTGTACACGGTTTCGTCATTCAGGAGAGTGTTGATGCTGTCGTTACAATTTACAGTCCCACAGGTGAAAAAGCCGCTGAATTTGACGCTTCAGCAGTGGGTCGAGATTCATTTCAGTTTAATACGAAGAACGCCGGAACCTACCGAATTGAGATAAAACCCTTTAAAGAGGATGAAGGAGAGTACTCCATCAGGGTTGAAGTGGTGGAGCCGATTGCCACGGAACCGGCGGCAAGGTTAAATCAGATGATGGTAGAATATACCGGAGATGATGTGCCCGGTGCCGCCGTTTTGGTCATGAAAGACGGAGAGATCATTTTTCAGGAGTCTTATGGGATGGCCAATCTCACATATGATGTTTCCATGACCGAAAATACGCTCCATAATATCGGTTCCACTTCCAAGCATTTTCTTGCACTCGGTCTGTTGTTGTTGCAGGAAGAAGGGAAACTCTCTCTCGACGATGATGTCCGGGAATATATCCCCGAACTTCCTGAGTTTGAACACACCGTTACTCTTCGGAATTTAATTACACATACAAGCGGATACAGGGAGTTTATCAACCTGATGGTCATGACAGGGAGAAATATAAGTTCCAATCTGGACATCGATAAGATCATCGACATTGTACAGCGTCAGCCGGAACTGCAAAATGTTCCCGGCAGTGAGTTCAACTACAACAATACCGGATATGCGCTGATGACCGAAGTGATAAAACGGGTTACGGATACTCCTTTCGATGAATGGATGAAAAAAAATCTTTTTGATCCGCTGGGAATGCACAATACCGTTGTACGAACCCGATCGGATCAAATCGTAACGAATCGATCAACAGGTTACAGCTACGGCAATAACGGTTATGAAGAAGTAACAGACCTTGGTGGTGCGGCCGGTGCGGGTGGTATTCATATAACTCTTGACGATTTTGCAAAGTGGATTCAAAATCTGAATCATCCTGTAGTAGGAACTCCGGAAATGATTGAAGAGATGACCACTCCTTATGAACTCAAGAACGGTAAATCAACAGGCTATGGACTCGGACTATTTATTCAGGACTACAAAGGATTGAAGCAGATTCATCATGGCGGCGGAGATATGGCTCACCGTTCGATGTTTATGCTTTTCCCGGAAATCGATGCGGCTATTGTTACACAGAGTAACCTGGCCTCTTTTAATGGTGCTATCCCAAACCGCATTGCCGATCTCTTTTTTGGAGAGTACATGGAAACGAATGAAGACTCTGAACAGGAGAAAACTCTTGCCTCGGATGATGAAACCGAATTTGAGTATGATCCCAAAAATTTTGATCTGTTAGCCGGACGATATGAGTTGAGCATCATGCCGGGCTTTATCCTTACTTTTGATCGTGAAGGGGATCGAATTTATACCCAGGCTACCAATCAGCCCGAAGTAGATCTGACTGCAACATCCGATTCCACCTTCTCCCTGATGGGTGTAAACGCCTCTGTGACCTTTCACCTGAATGAAGATGCAACAGCAGACTCCCTCACACTTCATCAAAACGGCAATCATATTGCTAAAAAGATAGACTTTACACTCGCCCCTGATGAAATGTCAGAATATACAGGCCGGTTCTACAGCGATGAGATTGAAACCACCTATACCATTGAACTTAAAGATGATGAACTCGTGATGCAGCACTTTCAGCTGGAGGAAGAGATGATACTGGACCCAACCCACAAGGATCAATTCGGTTCTGTAATGCCCATTCAAACCGTAGAGTTTGTTCGAAATGATGAGGGTGAGATAACCGGTTTTAATGCCTCGAACGGCAGAACGAGGAATGTATTTTTCAGGAAAATGGAATAA
- a CDS encoding NADP-dependent oxidoreductase, translating to MSKKMKAAYYEEFGELNQIKVGELDKPEPGEGEVLIRIQSAGVNPVDAAVARGMLKDAIPAEFPVVPGWDVAGLIEERGHSARRFAKGDKVYAYARRPVIQHGTFAEYISIPESYVAKSPEKLTMEEAGGVPLTGLTAYQSLFDAGDIKDGENLLILGASGGVGSLAIQLAKWKGANVIAVAGSSNQDYMKELGADYTIDYSKGDVGEAVDQIVPDGVDMIFHCSRGDSLAQSHDRLKKGGRLISITNSDPERRDDVHFQYVFVEPNAVQLAHLSELADSGNLKVPVSKTYELDNTQQALQEIESLHTRGKTVITP from the coding sequence ATGAGCAAGAAAATGAAAGCCGCTTATTATGAAGAGTTTGGCGAACTAAATCAGATTAAAGTGGGAGAGTTGGATAAACCGGAACCGGGAGAGGGTGAGGTGCTTATTCGGATTCAATCGGCAGGAGTGAATCCGGTGGATGCTGCCGTGGCTCGCGGAATGTTGAAAGATGCCATACCGGCTGAGTTTCCCGTTGTACCCGGTTGGGATGTTGCCGGCTTGATTGAAGAGAGAGGGCACTCTGCACGAAGATTTGCAAAAGGGGATAAGGTCTACGCCTATGCCCGGAGGCCTGTTATTCAACACGGAACGTTTGCAGAGTATATTTCGATTCCGGAAAGCTATGTAGCCAAGAGTCCTGAAAAACTGACGATGGAGGAGGCCGGAGGTGTTCCACTTACCGGGTTAACAGCGTACCAGTCCCTGTTTGATGCAGGTGATATAAAAGATGGTGAAAATTTACTGATCTTGGGAGCATCAGGTGGGGTCGGTTCTTTGGCCATCCAACTAGCCAAATGGAAAGGGGCTAACGTAATTGCTGTTGCCGGATCTTCAAACCAGGATTACATGAAGGAACTGGGTGCCGATTACACCATAGACTACAGTAAGGGTGATGTCGGTGAAGCTGTTGATCAGATTGTACCGGATGGGGTAGATATGATTTTTCACTGTTCCAGGGGAGATTCGCTGGCTCAGTCGCATGACAGACTGAAGAAGGGAGGCCGACTCATCTCCATTACCAATAGTGATCCGGAACGAAGAGATGATGTACACTTTCAATATGTGTTTGTGGAACCGAACGCTGTTCAGCTCGCTCATTTAAGTGAACTGGCCGATAGTGGTAATTTGAAAGTTCCTGTATCAAAAACGTATGAACTGGATAATACACAACAGGCTCTTCAGGAGATAGAATCCCTCCATACAAGAGGCAAAACAGTGATTACCCCATAA
- a CDS encoding DUF1326 domain-containing protein → MNRTIYIGLTIILLFGSAFLLMHSEKSNSEVSDWSINATTIEACTCPMFCQCYFNTEPAGHEHAEGESTHYCKFNMAWKINEGHYGDVNLDGVTFWIAGDLGEGWEDGEVDWAKLHFDPSVTSEQKEGITEILGPLFPAEWQSFSLEEDLSIQWEANSNDATALLNNGRAGEMRLATPATALNNEPAVLTNIQYWGAPRNDGFVMMPNTVQAYRIGDNTYESNGTNGFMITIDMNSNDI, encoded by the coding sequence ATGAACAGAACTATCTATATCGGACTAACGATTATTTTACTTTTCGGATCGGCATTTTTGTTGATGCACTCGGAAAAGAGCAATTCTGAAGTGAGTGATTGGTCAATTAATGCAACAACCATTGAGGCATGTACATGTCCAATGTTTTGTCAATGTTACTTTAATACAGAGCCGGCCGGTCACGAACATGCTGAAGGCGAAAGTACGCACTACTGCAAGTTTAACATGGCGTGGAAAATTAATGAGGGTCATTACGGTGATGTAAATCTGGACGGTGTTACTTTCTGGATTGCAGGTGATCTTGGAGAAGGATGGGAAGACGGAGAAGTGGATTGGGCTAAATTACACTTTGATCCATCAGTAACATCTGAACAAAAAGAAGGAATAACAGAAATTCTTGGCCCTCTTTTTCCAGCCGAATGGCAATCCTTCAGCCTTGAAGAAGATTTGAGTATTCAGTGGGAGGCAAATTCAAACGATGCTACAGCACTTCTTAATAATGGTCGGGCAGGTGAAATGCGCCTTGCAACTCCGGCAACTGCACTGAATAATGAGCCGGCAGTTCTTACTAATATTCAGTATTGGGGAGCTCCCCGGAATGATGGATTCGTAATGATGCCGAATACGGTACAGGCATACAGGATTGGAGATAATACCTATGAGTCTAATGGTACAAACGGATTCATGATTACAATAGATATGAACTCCAATGATATCTGA
- a CDS encoding DUF4242 domain-containing protein, with the protein MPKFVIEREVPGVDKLNDRDKKAAALQSIRALRDIGPKIQWVHSYISEGRTHCIYVADNEDLVHEHAEKSGFPVKRIFKVDYIMEPVTAEA; encoded by the coding sequence ATGCCGAAATTTGTAATAGAAAGGGAAGTTCCCGGAGTGGATAAATTAAACGATCGTGATAAAAAGGCTGCGGCCTTACAATCAATACGGGCATTAAGAGATATTGGTCCAAAGATTCAATGGGTTCACTCATACATCAGTGAAGGCCGGACCCATTGCATCTATGTAGCCGATAATGAAGATTTGGTTCATGAGCACGCAGAAAAAAGTGGGTTTCCGGTAAAACGAATTTTTAAAGTCGACTACATTATGGAACCTGTCACTGCGGAAGCATAA
- a CDS encoding serine/threonine-protein kinase, with product MSGNDKWHIIKKIFNEAIELEDSKRENFIEKSCEEDTYLINEVWSLIKASKHPSPIDQSIAPLTAGVFETKNLCGKKIGSYKILKEIDHGGMGTVYLAERDDGHFEQRVALKLLKNGFSTTRQIQQFVAERQILATLNHDHIARLLDGGVTEDGQPWFAMEHVEGLPIDLYCDKHRLNLKERLSLFMDVCNAVQYAHHKLIIHRDLKPSNILVTDSGSIKLLDFGIAKVLNPDELHGIRTDEITKGLMPLTPEYATPEQTLNHPITVASDIYQLGIILYELLTGKRPYKVEGRTAERIKESVCKTIPIPPSSALNTKEDLSELSHIQSEKKLEKELRGDLDAIILKTLRKEPEKRYHSVGQFTADIKRYLKEYPVKARQDSVVYRSHKFIQRNKLGVVSFSAIILMSFIYLVTVTNHSQQIETALNQAQTEAEKSEQIINYMMGMFKSGNPTENLGETVTANMLLNRGIEQADQLRDQPGIQAQMYDVIGRAYRELGEYEKAYPLLNKSLEIWKEHQPESDLTLADAYYNLGTVLHHMGDYRESDINFKKAVQIYEQKPGLESTEYASSLYAIASVRTVQRDYETAEAYHKRALKMRLQLPDEDPANIGASYEGLGVTLFQSGQPEDAMEMLQNAYNIYRDHYRRDHPETAQLLITRSRVLQHFEKTDQAEKDLKEALEIYKSVYGENHTETGVAKKALGDFYQSTGKYALAESLYQELLNSIAQTNEDSHPLKRPVLQALSRLYMETGNYQAAEPTLRKTVQLLESVLNPNHPRLSSARRELGLCLTNLGNFEDAEFQLLKSLTSIQNRSENRGYQQEEIAESLEALVELYEQWGNSEKMTTYSNHLAQLSEVN from the coding sequence ATGAGTGGGAATGATAAGTGGCATATTATTAAGAAGATTTTCAATGAGGCAATAGAGCTTGAAGACTCTAAAAGAGAGAATTTTATTGAGAAGAGTTGTGAAGAAGACACCTATCTGATTAACGAGGTTTGGAGTTTAATTAAGGCGAGTAAGCATCCCAGCCCCATAGACCAATCAATCGCCCCACTCACCGCCGGTGTTTTTGAAACCAAGAATTTATGTGGTAAAAAAATCGGCTCTTATAAAATATTGAAAGAGATAGATCATGGCGGTATGGGTACGGTGTACCTGGCCGAACGGGATGATGGTCATTTTGAACAAAGGGTGGCCCTTAAGCTCCTTAAAAACGGATTCAGTACAACCCGCCAGATTCAACAATTTGTTGCAGAACGGCAGATTCTTGCTACTCTCAATCACGACCATATTGCCCGATTGCTCGATGGGGGTGTAACGGAAGATGGACAGCCCTGGTTTGCAATGGAACACGTAGAAGGACTTCCAATTGACCTTTACTGTGATAAGCATCGCCTGAACCTGAAAGAGAGACTTTCACTTTTCATGGATGTATGTAACGCGGTTCAATATGCACATCATAAACTGATCATTCACCGTGATCTTAAACCATCAAACATTTTGGTGACTGACAGTGGCAGTATAAAACTGCTCGATTTTGGTATTGCAAAAGTACTAAATCCAGATGAGCTGCACGGAATTAGAACTGATGAAATCACAAAGGGTTTGATGCCTTTAACTCCGGAATATGCCACTCCTGAACAGACCCTTAATCATCCCATAACCGTGGCATCTGATATCTACCAGCTTGGAATTATCCTTTATGAACTTCTTACCGGTAAAAGACCATACAAGGTGGAAGGCAGAACTGCTGAAAGGATTAAAGAGTCCGTATGCAAAACCATACCGATTCCCCCAAGCAGTGCACTCAACACCAAAGAGGATTTATCAGAACTTTCTCATATACAATCAGAAAAAAAACTGGAAAAAGAGCTTCGGGGCGATCTAGATGCCATCATTCTCAAAACTCTCCGGAAAGAACCTGAAAAAAGATATCACTCCGTCGGTCAGTTTACAGCCGATATAAAAAGGTATCTGAAGGAATATCCTGTAAAAGCCCGCCAAGACTCGGTAGTTTACCGCTCTCATAAATTTATACAGCGAAATAAATTAGGGGTCGTATCTTTTTCGGCCATCATTTTAATGTCTTTCATCTATCTGGTAACCGTCACGAATCACTCTCAACAGATTGAGACGGCGCTGAATCAGGCGCAAACGGAGGCTGAAAAATCTGAACAGATCATAAATTATATGATGGGGATGTTTAAGTCCGGTAATCCAACCGAAAATCTTGGTGAAACTGTTACTGCAAATATGCTGCTGAATCGTGGAATTGAGCAGGCTGATCAGCTTCGTGATCAACCCGGCATTCAGGCTCAAATGTATGATGTGATTGGCAGGGCTTATCGGGAACTTGGAGAATATGAAAAGGCGTATCCTTTATTGAATAAATCCCTGGAAATATGGAAAGAGCATCAACCGGAATCTGACCTGACCCTTGCTGATGCTTACTATAATTTGGGCACCGTACTGCACCATATGGGAGATTACCGGGAATCTGATATCAACTTTAAAAAAGCTGTTCAGATTTATGAGCAAAAACCCGGGCTCGAATCTACGGAATATGCAAGTAGTTTATATGCAATCGCTTCGGTACGTACTGTTCAACGAGATTACGAAACGGCAGAAGCTTATCACAAACGGGCTCTTAAAATGAGACTTCAATTACCTGATGAGGATCCGGCAAATATTGGAGCCAGTTATGAAGGCCTTGGAGTAACACTGTTCCAATCCGGGCAACCGGAAGACGCCATGGAGATGCTTCAAAACGCTTATAATATATACCGGGATCACTACAGACGGGATCATCCTGAAACTGCTCAACTACTGATCACACGATCCAGAGTTCTTCAACATTTTGAAAAGACGGATCAGGCTGAAAAAGATCTTAAGGAAGCACTTGAAATCTACAAGAGCGTATACGGAGAAAACCATACCGAAACCGGTGTCGCTAAAAAAGCTTTAGGCGATTTCTATCAATCTACAGGGAAATATGCCCTTGCAGAATCCCTTTATCAAGAACTTCTGAATTCTATTGCACAGACTAATGAAGATTCCCACCCTTTGAAACGGCCAGTACTGCAAGCATTATCCCGGCTCTACATGGAAACCGGCAATTACCAAGCTGCAGAACCAACCTTACGGAAAACTGTTCAACTTCTGGAATCTGTCTTAAACCCGAATCACCCTCGTCTCAGTTCAGCTCGAAGGGAGTTGGGATTGTGCCTGACCAATTTAGGGAATTTTGAAGACGCAGAATTTCAACTGCTGAAGAGCTTAACTTCTATTCAAAACCGATCAGAAAACAGAGGTTATCAACAGGAAGAAATAGCCGAATCACTGGAAGCCCTTGTTGAACTTTATGAACAGTGGGGAAACTCAGAAAAAATGACAACCTACAGCAATCATTTAGCTCAGCTTTCTGAAGTAAATTAA
- a CDS encoding sigma-70 family RNA polymerase sigma factor: MVESSKITLLLQKHASGHREALDELIPLVYEKMQAMAKYRLQGEKDDHTINTTALVHEAYLKLVDFDRIEWQNRDHFFGIASQVMRNILVDYAIKQQAQKRGGKQQRVTLGEADCVTELNLEDVLTVHQLLEKLEKIDERQVRVVECRFFGCLTIEETAKALNISTATVSRDWNMARAWLNRELESFQ; this comes from the coding sequence ATGGTGGAGAGTTCCAAAATTACATTGTTGTTACAAAAGCACGCTTCCGGCCATCGTGAGGCTCTGGACGAGCTTATACCTCTCGTGTATGAAAAAATGCAAGCCATGGCGAAATATCGCCTTCAAGGTGAAAAGGATGATCATACGATTAACACCACCGCACTGGTACATGAAGCCTACCTTAAATTAGTTGATTTTGATCGGATAGAATGGCAAAACAGAGACCACTTTTTCGGAATTGCTTCGCAGGTGATGAGAAACATTTTGGTAGATTATGCTATTAAACAACAGGCCCAAAAACGTGGTGGAAAACAGCAGAGGGTTACTTTGGGTGAAGCCGATTGTGTTACAGAACTAAACCTGGAAGATGTATTGACGGTTCATCAACTTCTCGAAAAGCTGGAAAAAATTGATGAGAGACAAGTAAGGGTTGTAGAGTGCAGGTTTTTTGGTTGCCTGACCATAGAAGAAACAGCAAAAGCACTCAACATTTCAACCGCTACCGTGAGCCGTGATTGGAATATGGCAAGAGCATGGCTGAACAGAGAGCTGGAATCCTTCCAATAA